Within Carassius gibelio isolate Cgi1373 ecotype wild population from Czech Republic chromosome A16, carGib1.2-hapl.c, whole genome shotgun sequence, the genomic segment AATCACTCATTTCATCGAATCATCAGATGCGTGACTGTATTAATTCCAGAGCCCTGTGGAATTTTGTCGCTCGGTCTCATCATTAAAATTTCGCTGATGGTTGAAATAGTGAAACTCATTATTCCTGTACTTAGGTGATAACTGCTTCTGGAACAAAGTGTTTTGCCTGTCGGTCGGCTGCGGAGCGAGACAAATGGATCGAGAATCTGCAGAGAGCTGTCAAACCAAACAAAGTGAGtgtaaagaagaaaaagaaaagatgagCTCTCtagttttctttccttttcttccaTGACTCCATCAGTCTCCTCCAGTAACAACCCCTCCTGTCATTTCTATCTTTACACTCATTTCACCCTCTTCTAGGACTTGTAGGATTCCTGAATGAACTTAAAACAGCTTCCATGTGCTCTCCTGCCTCATAATGAAACAAATGCTTTCTTTTTTAAGTCTGGTAAACTTAGATGTATCCCAAAGGCTGATAGAGAATGCTGGATTCATCTACAGATGTCTGCTGGTGTGTCTGTCGTGAGGGTTTTAAATGGGGCTTTGAAAAGAGAGCAGTGTGGATTGAGTCGTCCAGATGTTCAGGCAGCGGGAGTTTGGGCTGATTCGTGTTGTGTGGAGAACATGGGCACAGGCGTCCAAAAATGATCATCCTGCTCAGTGTTGCAACAGATGCGTTGTCAATATTACAATAAATGAGGACAGACCAAGGGTGTTTATTAGTTGATTAGTTGAAGAAGTTTCTAAGTGGTAGAAAAAGCCACAGATGTGCATCACTGGTTAGTTAACAGGAAACCACTGAAGCACTCAATGACCAAAAAGCATGTTTTGAACATATGTTACTATGATAATATGATGTTTTTGGACATGGACCAtaggaatactttttttttttttttttaccatagttTCTTTGAGGTAGTCACAGATGGAGTCACAATCTGTTCACTAACTGTCAAAACAAAGTACAACAGAATAGAAATCAGATTTAATACATAACTTTTGGGATTCAGGTTGCACAGGTTTTTACCAGTCCAACAGAAAACAAAATTGTGTTTACAACTAAAATGTGTTCACTAATGTTTTGAAagattttcaaagttttaaagtGCTCAGTTACAAGTAAATTAAAGATCCACAATACTttgctatatatattttatttgttgaatattataacaatattattattcttaataataataataagaagaagaaatgtggtattaatataaatagattaatatttttaacataaagttactttaataataataataataataattgctatttattattttagattgGTCAGAACTTCAgaccatatataaatataaatattcttaatataaatgtatcaataataaatcaaatcaaattaccTGCACTGTCACATTtagatatataaatgtataataaatatattaatgtcaGGACAATGTCATATCTATTAACAataactattattactattattattattattattattattattataggatggatagaatgtataaatatatatttataaaacacttttttttttttacaaaataataattattattattgcattttataacTTTTGGAtagacataaattcagataaaatataaatatgataaatctaaatatttaagatttgtatttatcACATACatgattatatagagcatatataacctccatggacagtgcaattatcaAAGAATagaacacagatgaaaatatatataaatataggtatgaaagaatgaaataaaagtaaacaataaaaatataagaattaaattatgaaaaagattcatattaaagaattaaatatagaatagaaaataatgtgcatatattaatgttttgtagaTATAGattatataacataaaatttactttatattataattataatgataacaataattcaTATAATTGCAGTAATCGAGTTTAACTGTTATCTGTTGTTTTAGAATGTACAgttctatttcattttatttcacagttttttacagttatttacatttaataaaaggaCTGGAGCTTTGGAAAGCTGGTTTCCAGGGTATATTAAGTGGATCTATGATTGTCAGTAGAAAGTGGCATTGTGATGGTTCTAATGACTCATCATTCTGTGAGACCACTCGGGCACTTTAGACACGCAGTAGGTGTTAGACTAACAGTAGTTCAGATCATTAAATCACTGCAGTGTCTGTTGTCTGTCCACATGCTTGACCACACATTTGAGGTTCTGCAAACCCCCTCACAACCCTCGCCTACAGTTTATACGGTGCAAATATGATTGTGTTTCCCACACTCAGGACAACAGTCGACGCGTGGACAACGTTCTGAAGCTGTGGATCATCGAGGCCCGTGAACTTCCACCCAAAAAGCGCTATTATTGTGAACTGTGCTTGGATGACATGCTTTACGCCCGCACCACCAGCAAACCCCGAACCGATACCGTCTTCTGGGGTGAGCACTTCGAGTTCAACAACCTGCCAGCTGTCCGCAACCTCCGCCTTCATCTTTACAAAGAGACGGACAAGAAAAGACGCAAGGTAAAGGACcacctcacacacatacacacacgtttgtttttgtgaaaattgggttcatcccataggcgtaatggtttttatactgtagaaactgtatattctatggccctacaccaaccctacacctaaccctaaccctcacaggaaactttgtgcatttttactttctcaaaaaaactaattctgtatgatttataagctttttgaaaaatggggacatgggttatgtcctcataagtcaccctctccttgtaatacctgtttcatacccatgtcattatacagagttgtgtcctgatgtgtcacaaaaacaagagcacacacacacactcacacacacatatatacagtatatatatatatatatatatatatatatatatatatatatatatatatatatatatatatatatatatatatatatatatatatatatatattaggggtgtaacgatacgcgtattcgtattgaaccgttcggtacgacgctttcggttcggtacgcggtacgcattatgtataccgaacggttcgttggagtaattaattatatttgaaaaaaaaaaaaaaaagagagagagagaaatataatgatatgcgttcaacaaggtagcccaataacccaaacaacgtaacaggcaacgcccctgacactcccgaagaagaaaaaaacaccatcttatatgtttatgttaggctactcagcaggcgctcgctcactcagtacgcgctgaaggctcgttgcaaaatagccaatgcgtttaacagactagaaatgagaagatcccccaataaccaacaggtctggtgtttgggtgcactttggattccctttaagctataatggtgatggcaagagagtggtttcctttccaaagcgcttgggcagaagcgctcatgaggcgtctgtctttgctaagcaacaatgacgtgctctctccatgagacgcggaaatttcagcgaaggataaatggatttgcagctctaaaaatcgcttgcagtagctctgctactaaatttatttcaaaattgcaatccatatacaactatgatcagctgatccttcatcttggctgagctctcaacgttgttacgggtaaggatgaagctgattggttagttcttgtcacatgacccgcggtgcgcttgcggcattctgaaaagttgagatgtttttacattttgctgtatctaaaacgtatcgaaccgaaccgaaccgaaccgtgacatcagtgtatcgtatcgaaccgaaccgtgaattttgtgaaccgttacacccctaatatatatatatatatatatatatatatatatatatatatatatatatatatatatatatatatatatatagtattttattatatattttttataatatacaagtatatatatatatatatatatatatatatatatatatatatatatatatatatatatatatatatataatatttgtgtatAATTTATGCATTAGTTAGAATATTATTGTAAATCataacaaattattatatattattagtttttatctgttataaaaactattattttatatttatatataaattaattaattagtaataCTAATGTTTACTAATATATGTAGACATTATACATATCTATAttcatgaataaatataattaatcattACGACACATGCAgtatattcatatattaatatatgtattcattttctactactattatttttattgattaatattatagtaattgTAATTATATGTAACATTGTTCATAAatgaattgttattttaaaatgtatgtgtttatatataaatatgttatgatcatataaatgactttatagACTcaaaatcagtgttgttgttgttaatttgttGTTTGCAAATAATGCTTCAAGGCAATtgtcaattaaaaatataaacaaagacgAGTCTTTGATGTGTCTTACACCAACTTCCTTTTTTAGCAGAAAATACAAAAttgtaagaaaataaaaagtacaaattacaAAACTGCACTTCACCAGTGTCTGACATTGCTGCAGCTGGTTGTAGCAAAAGGACACTGGTGTTTCATTACAATTAAGGTGAATGAACATCATTTGTTTTGTCAATTTCTTTGACCATAACAGGAGAAGAGCACATATCTGGGCTTGATCAGCATTCCCATTTCCAGCATCACTGGTCGTCAGTTTGTGGAGCAATGGTACCCCGTCATTCAGCCCAGCGTCCTGACCAAGGGTGGTGGTGTTGGAGGGGGCAAAATCATCAACGCCTCCCTGCGGCTCAAGTCACGCTTTCAGACCATGAGCATCCTACCGATGGAGCTGTATAAAGAGTTTGCAGAGTATGTGACCAACAACTACCGTACGCTGTGTGCCGTTCTGGAGCCGCTGATGAGTGTCAAGAGCAAAGAGGAAGTGGCCTGCGCTCTGGTGCACATCCTGCAGAGCACAGGGAAGGCCAAGGTATCACTTTGTTTGAATAATGTTtgttctaagtatgttatttagGATGTTCCAAAACTTAGTGAGCTGTGGAGAAAATGGCAATTatatatgcttttaaaaaaatattttaattagccAATTAGTCAATTAGATGCTTTTCTCTCCATGCATTACATTTTACATGTTTAATTCCAAAAATCTGAGAAAATTAGGAGACtgcatctaatatttattttaatagtgaaaattcttgattattttacttaatatgtgtatatgttgttatttttatgtatgcattttgggaaatgtgtaatattttaccatgtttaatcCATGAAATCAGAGaaaatgcagaagaaaaaaaaatctgcgaCTTAATGTTGACCTGCtcatatttactttaatattgaAAACTATTGGAAAAATAGTGTAATGTAAAATTGACTGTTTTAACTaatatttgtgtatatgtatttttatgcattttaaattgtgagtgtgaATACAATGTCATTTCCTTACAGTTTTAATCATTTCAGTACTTCAACTTCAAATTTCATTAAACAGTTAACTTATTTCACTAACACGTTGTTTTTAAATCTattgtttagattttatttttctgtttcaaTTACCGGTACCAaaaattttttttggtaaaaatttAGACAGCAGACAATAATGCAGCTCGTTAAGTTGAATTATATGTGAGCTAATTGTGAAGTGATTACAGATGTCTCTTCTTTTGCTCTGCACAAGGATTTTCTTTCAGACATGGCGATGTGTGAGGTGGACCGATTTATTGATCGAGAGCACCTGATCTTCAGAGAGAACACCCTGGCCACCAAAGCCATAGAAGAGTACCTCAAACTCATCGGACATAAGTACCTCAAAGACGTTTTAGGTGAGACGTCCTCCCACTGTTTGTCTCAGTCGCTGTGCGCTCACGCTTtaatggtttggtttggtttcagGTGATTTTATCCGAGCGCTGTATGAGTCAGAGGAGAACTGTGAAGTCGACCCAATGAGGACTCCACCTTCTGTGCTCCCCGAACATCAAGCCAACCTCCGCATGTGCTGTGAGCTTGCCCTCTGCAAAATCGTCAACTCTCATTGGTTAGTTACAGTGCTGACATAGAGCATTCTTCTTTTATAGACCATTTACGGtcttcactgacacacacactcattcaattttacaaaagatttctatttaaataaatgttgaatgtCCTATCCATcgaaaaaaaactatcatagtgATTATTTCGGTGCATCACAGCTTGTTTGtctgcattatttgtttttcctAGTGCATTTCCGAGAGAACTAAAAGAGGTGTTTGCGTCCTGGCGCGTTCGATGCGCTGAGAGGGGAAGAGAGGACATTGCAGATCGACTGATCAGTGGTTCCCTCTTCCTGCGCTTCCTGTGTCCAGCCGTCATGTCACCATCCTTATTCAACCTCACACAGGAGTACCCCGACGAGCAGACTTCACGCACACTCACCCTCATAGCCAAAGTTGTGCAGAACCTTGCAAACTTCTCAAAGTCAGTACACACTTCCTTAaagtcttttaactttattaccATGTCATCATTATCATTGGGGATGCATGATAAATTGAGATCATATTGGTTATCAAccagtattaatttaatttaatttaatttaatttaattttaattttaattttaattttaatttaatttaatttaatttaatttaatttaatttaatttaatttaattttattttattttattttattttattttattttattttattttatttatctaatatttatttttttcattctcctTTTCCCCATACTGTTTCAAGATGCATAATATAATGGACCCAAACTGGTTACAAGATCATTTGAATAAATGATATATGATATGTTGATACTGGTTATCagctgatatttttatttttatttttatatatatattaccattacacccctaatttaGGTAAAGAAATTTCATGTTTATCGTAACAGTCAGAATTTTAATATCAATGCATCCCTAATTGTGATCATGGTATTTGTGATTTAATTGTTATTCTTATGTCCAAACCAACGTATGGTACACTTAAATCCGGGACTGTAATTTTCACTTGGGTTCAAGTGTCTTTGGTCAAGGATACAGATCTCTTTACACCCAAATGTATGGGTTATGACATTTGGGCTGTCAGCCCAGATCATTAACCATTAAGCTATAACAAACTGCGAAGCGTTACTGATGATGAACATAATGATCATTCacattatcatcattatcattgtGGTAACATTCAAAGCTGACCGTATCAACCCCGTGTCCTTACCGATTCCTCACTGTGCTACAGGTTTGGCAGTAAGGAGGAGTACATGTGCTTTATGAATGAGTTCCTGGAGATGGAGTGGGGCTCCATGCAGCAGTTCCTGTACGAGATCTCCAATCTCGACAGTGTTAGCAACGCAGCTGCTTTTGAGGGCTACATCGACTTGGGAAGGGAGCTCTCGATCCTGCACAGTCTTCTGTGGGAAGTCATGGCACAGCTAAGCAAGGTAGATGCAGTTCGATCATCTAGATCATGATGACTGTTTTTGTCTACTTACGTTTGCGATTCGGTCATCAGTCTGTTTTTACCGTGCCAAAGGATGCTATCATCAAACTTGGACCATTACCCCGCCTCCTGAATGACATCAGCATGGCCCTTCGTAACCCTCACCTCCAGCGACAGCCCAGTCATCAGACGGACAGACCGCctccagagagacagacagacaggctgcTCTCCAGGCCCAGCTTCAACAGGGGCGTCTCGTCTGAGTTCCAGAACCTCATGATGAGAGACCTCAACAGGTAGAGTCTGCTGTCTTCATGGGTCTCACATCTGCAGCAAGTGTTTTCCAAATCCTAGTGAGCTGCCTGCTTAGTCTGTATTTTTTAGGTACCTTGTCAAAACTTGAATCAAGGTGCTATGggtgctataaataaataaatactctgaTACAGAATAGATTTTTTCCCATTCTGCTTTctgattttaaaccattttattctatttttacagagaatattttaatcattaattTAGGTTTTAGTACAGTaactatataaaacatttaatttaattatcacatttgaattttattttatataaattattttatcccagtttaaaaacacatttaaaatacaatgtatacatattataaaatataaaacaattatgtaaaatattgtatttaaaaacatgggtataaatataattatattaatacattttaataaataggtttaattttaattttatttgtttagtttagtctagttgtttatttaatatttaattgtgcatactAATTTTTATGGGAATTGTTTCTGaataacatttagattttttcccTCTGTCTcttaaaatttatcttaaaaaatacttttcattgaATAACATTGTCAAATATAATCTTTAGaagatattaaaatgaatattctaTTTTTCATGctgtttattagattttttttttattattttaatgcttctatggaagcagggttattatagttaactaaaactaaatctatcatttaaaaaagtatttacttgaaactaaattaacattaaaatacaacctgtcctccaaccaatacgctcatataggttgtttgtccaaatccctgaaatacgacccctCAGAGCAACCTACAATTGCATCTCTATCCATATTAaggttttgtactcttttatttgcaccgTAATTCGGGTTgtgtgtagctcagttggtagagtatTGCGTTAAACgataatatgtaatcatgctatcatagGTTCGATCGCAGAGAACGGAGGTGCTCGTAAAATGTATGTGctctataaatcataattttacaggatttctgtgagggtaggtttaggggtggggttaggtgtggtcaatCGAACGAATTaaatatgtacgaattactgtgagatcggtgtaaaaagtcaacagattgcatttaaataaaagtgcattttgattggtaatgacgttatacgtaatttcatgacgacagacgcaacacgatactttcattatttttacgcccactagagggcgcttaactttaaaacgtaaatatactGTAGGtcataataaggtgcttgcacaaacgacctatatggttgTTTTTTATTGGAGGATAGGCTCAACTAAAAgtaacaaatacatatttataaatactatatatagtCATTAAAATCCACTAATTAACATGTCAAAAACACTAAAAAGTGAacgttttattaaaaaagttttacaattttttttatttaaaatattaatgtaaacaataattatatattaatgatactaaaataacactgtgtcagggtttatttattgataaaatgAATAACTACAAATCAAGAATAATatggctcactaggttttggaactgaGCTAAAGCAATATTGCTTGTGGAGAAAATGAGCTTGGATATGATTTTCCATGTTAACTTTCTTGTATCTCACATAGTTCAGTTGAGATCACTCGCCTGCCCTCTCCAACCTCTGCCATGTCCAGTGGCGGAGCGCCTCCGGCCCGGGCCGGATTGGGGGGGTTTGCGGACCGCGATCATCCTCACCGAGCCTCATCTAAAGAGGTTTTCTATGTTGCCCGTCCCCCGTTGGCCCGCTCTAGTCCAGCATACTGTACTAGCAGTTCTGATATTACTGATCCAGACCCAAAGGTAAGTCCCATAGGACAGGGCTTCTGATTGGGTGGGGGGTTCTGATTAAATAATAAGCCCTTTCGTTTAGAAATCTTTCATGACTATGGTCAGTGCTGTCTGGTCCGAATTCTCATGTGAATAACAGCTCGCTCCCTAGCACACGTTTCGCCAGCTTTTCTGAGGGTTGGCTTTGTTCCTGTGGGAGAAGGAAGCACCACTGACCTGCTTACTGCAGAGTCAAATACCACCCAAGCAAGGAAAGAGGGCTACGAGATGATGTGGGTGCAGTCAACACATATGATAGAGATTCTTTACCTTAATCTTGGTCCTGACATACAAAAAGTCAACAATTCactcaaaaaatttaattctgtgaGTATTTACTGCATAATTGCATCACATGCAGTTTTCATAGAGACAAATGCTGTCAACAAAGCACTATAAGAGTAGTACATATTATTTGTGCACTATATTCCAGGTCttcttaaaattttatatttaattatatatatatatatatatatatatatatatatatatatatatatatatatatatatatatatatataattacaaaaaaatggcaCCTTCCATGTTAGGTTTTGCCTCAGTGCTATATAATTCATTTGATTTTTGTGGTTTTAAAGGAACTTTagcttcaaaatataaatataaatctcataattttttattttgtttttagtttttagtttttgctaaaaaagttcaattaaattaaataaaaaaacctgttgGAAATGatttattgttaaattatataattacttaaatatattatgttatttaaatataatgtatagaatatcatatttgattaattaaatatcattttctttgacattttatttatcatgaaattatattttataagtttataataaaaaacaaagcttacttttaaaatatacacacataaaatataatatatatgtatatatatttttttcaatataaatattttacacaaacaataaatataacaatgacacttaaatgtaatttaatgacatttaaattaatcatatgaagaaaaaaaataattgtttttttttttcttcaaaatgtgaaaaatctaatttttcaCTGTTTAAGTCatgaactacttttatggtgcttttgtggtGTTTGTTTCTATTTTGATTTCAGTTAAATTAATTTCTCTTAATAGCTGatgctaattattttattaacatttgcttgaatattttaataattatgacatttatCTTGACATTATTACATGGACAAttgtctatttattatttttttaaatatgctgtaAAATTAATGTCAAAAACATAACTCTGAATAGACTACAATCAGTAAAttctaagtgtttttttttaatgtaacaatgGCACATTTAAATgagccattgaaaaaaaaaatcaatttttatggtgcttttatggtgtttttgttcattttgaattcagttaaaattattttattctataaaagctgagtttaaatatttaaatattattcaaaattctGACAATGCTAGGACAACCTGgcttttgtttttatgcattaaagGCATAAGACTAAAAATAAGCAACACtacttcctatgaaaaaaaaaaaaaacatctcctgGGTTTTTAACaacatgagtaaataataacagaaattggatttttgggtgaatgatTTCCCTTTTAACCCAAGTTAATACACACATGCAGCCAAGCCACGTTCATAACCGGCCACACCTGCTGCGCTCGGCAGGTATCTGCAGCGTTCTCGCCCGTAGGTTCTGCTGTAGGtgttaatgaaaatgtttctatGATGGACCTCCAGGACTCAAGAATGAACAGCGTCTCTAACCTGCAGTCTATGGGGGACATGCTCAACTCTTCCCAGGCCTCGATTGCCGGCCTCGGCAGCTACGGTGGGCTCGCGGGCTTGGGAGGAGGCCTCGGAGGCCAGCTACGTGCTGGAGGGCGTATGTCGGCCGGATCCGGGGGCTCCAGCATGTCCGGGGGTCTGAGGTTGAGCCAGATGGGAACCACCACCGACTCGCTGTCCCAGCAGCAACAAGCCGCCGCTCTCCGCTACCCCCTCTCCTTCCAGAACCCTCTGTTCCACCTGGCTGCTGACGGGCCTCAGCTTCACCACCAGCACAGTCGAGCtcaacctcctcctcctctcctgctGGCCCCGGAGCCGGACGCTTCTCACCCCTCTTACATCCCGCAGTTCGCCCACGGCGGTTTCTCCCGAAGCGAGGACCTCTCCACCCTCAGACCCGGCCCTCATCTGGGTCAGCCGAGTATTATTCACTCCCACAGCTACAGCGACGACTACAGCCGCCATAACCAGAGCGAATACGGGCGACGCCAGATCCCCATGCACATGCAGGTATTTTCTTGACGGTTTTTATTGGCTTTTGcatcattttgattttaatgtaGAAGTTGTTCCACAAAAGTACCATTATCAAATGCTACAAAGaagcaccatatatatatatataccagtggCATCATTAATTGGCTCAAGTCACTTCAAGTTGATTCGATTCAGCCGGTGTCAATTACAAAACAAATAGGATTCAgatataaagcagctctacagaagataaTAGTgtcatcatttaatttaatttatttcagtgttgaTTCAATTCAAATTTAATAACTGTGAaaagttcatcaattatgaaatgACATCAAAgcagatttaatttaaaatgtatgcatttagcagacacttttatccaaatcgacttacagtgcattcaggccatcaatttttacttatcatatgttcccggggaattgaacccccaaccttgcgcttgataaagcaatgctctaccaattgagctacaggaacacagatTTACTGAAGAGAGTTCCATTATccagctcaattcagttcaatttttGTTCTAATTTGCAAAATTGATCATATTTCtgaatgttaaagggggggtgaaatgcttgttttctctcaatatcctgttaatcttgagtacatatagagtagtactgcatccttcataacttcaaaaagtctttagttttattatattcataagagaaagatagtctgtaccgatttttcccggaaaaacacgaccggctagaggcgtgacgtgtgggcggagctaaagaatcagaaTAAAGaataatctgtgcagggttgtcttgccctggcaaccaaaaacacactccttttgtgacatttcgcgacgctctcgctctgatcagtgaagtctgttgtgctctcagtgctctgctaaacgggagcgcgctcttcctgCAAACtagccttaggacccatataaggaaattccgctccatctaacgtcacacaga encodes:
- the LOC128031042 gene encoding ras/Rap GTPase-activating protein SynGAP-like isoform X1 produces the protein MSYVPFQDARYAAPPSFRHQPSFAAAPSFEQPDWNPRLCVISGNQLYMLDQEEVHPLLMREQRSESHRNKLLRRTVSVPVEGRHNPEMEQARLRRKSIATGKQPSMEIPPTAPPQPFRQSSFLSRRLKGSIKRAKSQPKLDRTSSFRHMILPRFRSADQDRTRLMQSFKESHSHESLLSPSSAAEALDLTLDEDAVIKPVHSSILGQEYCFEVITASGTKCFACRSAAERDKWIENLQRAVKPNKDNSRRVDNVLKLWIIEARELPPKKRYYCELCLDDMLYARTTSKPRTDTVFWGEHFEFNNLPAVRNLRLHLYKETDKKRRKEKSTYLGLISIPISSITGRQFVEQWYPVIQPSVLTKGGGVGGGKIINASLRLKSRFQTMSILPMELYKEFAEYVTNNYRTLCAVLEPLMSVKSKEEVACALVHILQSTGKAKDFLSDMAMCEVDRFIDREHLIFRENTLATKAIEEYLKLIGHKYLKDVLGDFIRALYESEENCEVDPMRTPPSVLPEHQANLRMCCELALCKIVNSHCAFPRELKEVFASWRVRCAERGREDIADRLISGSLFLRFLCPAVMSPSLFNLTQEYPDEQTSRTLTLIAKVVQNLANFSKFGSKEEYMCFMNEFLEMEWGSMQQFLYEISNLDSVSNAAAFEGYIDLGRELSILHSLLWEVMAQLSKSVFTVPKDAIIKLGPLPRLLNDISMALRNPHLQRQPSHQTDRPPPERQTDRLLSRPSFNRGVSSEFQNLMMRDLNSSVEITRLPSPTSAMSSGGAPPARAGLGGFADRDHPHRASSKEVFYVARPPLARSSPAYCTSSSDITDPDPKDSRMNSVSNLQSMGDMLNSSQASIAGLGSYGGLAGLGGGLGGQLRAGGRMSAGSGGSSMSGGLRLSQMGTTTDSLSQQQQAAALRYPLSFQNPLFHLAADGPQLHHQHSRAQPPPPLLLAPEPDASHPSYIPQFAHGGFSRSEDLSTLRPGPHLGQPSIIHSHSYSDDYSRHNQSEYGRRQIPMHMQEQQQMAGMASQTGTSHSSLATPPSTVQPARQSSMAPPTQRMKSQPSHQLSVSSAAAAAPAGKTRPQSGNLLQSPESGFGGRQQGPRQQLSVKDSTPPGLPHQQSSTRESQGSQGSQGGTPQSTQQSKSHQERQQIQQQHLLKPTMSKQGSSQSPTTLNPSIPASERTVAWVSNMPHLSADIESSRIDREEYKLKEYSKSMDESRLDRVREYEEEINSLKERLMMSHRKLEEYERRLLTQEQQTNKILLQYQSRLDDSERRLRQQQMEKDNQIKGIIDRLMVVEDELRVGVMPEQKPRMFADQGRRQSILVQPRLAPVPLRMNRKSSFPPWIQQTPV
- the LOC128031042 gene encoding ras/Rap GTPase-activating protein SynGAP-like isoform X6, with translation MSYVPFQDARYAAPPSFRHQPSFAAAPSFEQPDWNPRLCVISGNQLYMLDQEEVHPLLMREQRSESHRNKLLRRTVSVPVEGRHNPEMEQARLRRKSIATGKQPSMEIPPTAPPQPFRQSSFLSRRLKGSIKRAKSQPKLDRTSSFRHMILPRFRSADQDRTRLMQSFKESHSHESLLSPSSAAEALDLTLDEDAVIKPVHSSILGQEYCFEVITASGTKCFACRSAAERDKWIENLQRAVKPNKDNSRRVDNVLKLWIIEARELPPKKRYYCELCLDDMLYARTTSKPRTDTVFWGEHFEFNNLPAVRNLRLHLYKETDKKRRKEKSTYLGLISIPISSITGRQFVEQWYPVIQPSVLTKGGGVGGGKIINASLRLKSRFQTMSILPMELYKEFAEYVTNNYRTLCAVLEPLMSVKSKEEVACALVHILQSTGKAKDFLSDMAMCEVDRFIDREHLIFRENTLATKAIEEYLKLIGHKYLKDVLGDFIRALYESEENCEVDPMRTPPSVLPEHQANLRMCCELALCKIVNSHCAFPRELKEVFASWRVRCAERGREDIADRLISGSLFLRFLCPAVMSPSLFNLTQEYPDEQTSRTLTLIAKVVQNLANFSKFGSKEEYMCFMNEFLEMEWGSMQQFLYEISNLDSVSNAAAFEGYIDLGRELSILHSLLWEVMAQLSKSVFTVPKDAIIKLGPLPRLLNDISMALRNPHLQRQPSHQTDRPPPERQTDRLLSRPSFNRGVSSEFQNLMMRDLNSSVEITRLPSPTSAMSSGGAPPARAGLGGFADRDHPHRASSKEVFYVARPPLARSSPAYCTSSSDITDPDPKDSRMNSVSNLQSMGDMLNSSQASIAGLGSYGGLAGLGGGLGGQLRAGGRMSAGSGGSSMSGGLRLSQMGTTTDSLSQQQQAAALRYPLSFQNPLFHLAADGPQLHHQHSRAQPPPPLLLAPEPDASHPSYIPQFAHGGFSRSEDLSTLRPGPHLGQPSIIHSHSYSDDYSRHNQSEYGRRQIPMHMQEQQQMAGMASQTGTSHSSLATPPSTVQPARQSSMAPPTQRMKSQPSHQLSVSSAAAAAPAGKTRPQSGNLLQSPESGFGGRQQGPRQQLSVKDSTPPGLPHQQSSTRESQGSQGSQGGTPQSTQQSKSHQERQQIQQQHLLKPTMSKQGSSQSPTTLNPSIPASERTVAWVSNMPHLSADIESSRIDREEYKLKEYSKSMDESRLDRVREYEEEINSLKERLMMSHRKLEEYERRLLTQEQQTNKILLQYQSRLDDSERRLRQQQMEKDNQIKGIIDRDEDMESRHSDGEGSPGSYSQKGIKI